In Siniperca chuatsi isolate FFG_IHB_CAS linkage group LG20, ASM2008510v1, whole genome shotgun sequence, the following proteins share a genomic window:
- the si:dkey-191m6.4 gene encoding rho GTPase-activating protein 22 isoform X1, with product MTAMLSPKIRQTRRARSKSMVMGEVSRGSCRPASPSLQEGALKAGWLKKQRSIMKNWQLRWFVLRSDQLFFYKDEEETKPQGCIPLQGCQVNELTANPDEPGRHLFEIVPGGTGEKDRAPISHESFLLMANSQTDMDDWVKAIRRVIWAPFGGGIFGQRLEDTVQYEKKFGPRLAPLLVEQCVDFIRERGLDEEGLFRMPGQANLVKELQEAFDCGDKPLFDSNTDIHTVASLLKLYLRELPEPVIPFSKYEDFLTCAQLLAKDEEEVCAVYPLCVCSCMCVCLTIVQSVFYQGVQELGNQVSTLPLPNYNLLKYICKFLDEVQSHCTENKMSVQNLATVFGPNILRPKMEDPVTIMEGTSLVQHLMTILIREHNRLYSGSGQEGPIVPQTELPVQGHQLQHRSLGAWISEEDLQSCPVSNPDQELHSSASSLDAKLCAAVTPTQTPNLNPGQKLGSPSGKGEMVVSPSKQAKAVPSWKYTFKSSSAPRSQPQAKQSSSGSSVADITSVSSGGGGGGGGNWLMNGLSSLRGHRRTSSGERSARDRDSTGSSQRLSTYDNVTSSSSMGSVPSVVSTPWSTSSCEISGPDSGSEPSASQNCGVGGESGEKGEWMESQREIDRGRDGGMTTDPSSEQDSCEAMELCSSSAACSENGNMAMAAVVPSIIMSEDGDGTNVTLSSLVEGLKDELRKQKTAYESRIQKLEESSAALCAQMERLEQEMEQERKKQRMLEIKLRNSERAREDAENRNRLLEKEMEDFFSTLGDLALGARTSDI from the exons ATGACAGCCATGCTGAGCCCAAAGATCAGACAGACCAGGAGAG ccaGGTCCAAGAGTATGGTAATGGGCGAGGTGTCGCGGGGCTCGTGCCGGCCAGCCTCCCCCAGCCTCCAGGAGGGGGCGCTGAAGGCTGGCTGGCTGAAGAAGCAGCGCAGCATCATGAAGAACTGGCAGCTCCGCTGGTTTGTGCTGCGCTCAGACCAGCTCTTCTTCTACAAAGACGAGGAAGAAACCAAACCACAG ggCTGCATACCTCTGCAGGGATGCCAGGTCAACGAGCTCACAGCTAATCCGGACGAACCAGGAAGACACCTTTTTGAGATTGTACCAG GTGGAACAGGAGAGAAGGACCGGGCACCGATCAGCCATGAATCCTTCTTGCTCATGGCAAACTCCCAGACGGACATGGATGACTGGGTCAAGGCCATAAGGCGGGTCATCTGGGCGCCGTTTGGAGGAG GGATATTTGGTCAGCGTTTAGAGGACACAGTGCAGTACGAGAAGAAGTTTGGCCCCCGGCTGGCCCCCCTGCTGGTGGAGCAGTGTGTGGACTTCATCAGGGAGAGGGGTTTGGACGAGGAGGGTCTCTTTCGGATGCCAGGACAGGCCAACCTGGTCAAAGAGCTGCAGGAGGCCTTCGACTGCGGAGACAAGCCTCTGTTTGACAG TAATACAGACATCCACACGGTGGCATCCTTGCTAAAGTTGTACCTGCGAGAGCTGCCTGAACCAGTCATTCCCTTCTCCAAATATGAAGACTTTCTAACCTGTGCACAGCTTTTGGCCAAAGATGAGGAAGAGGTATGTGCAGTAtaccctctgtgtgtgtgttcatgtatgtgtgtgtgtctaacaaTTGTTCAATCTGTTTTTTATCAGGGTGTACAGGAGCTTGGAAATCAAGTTAGCACTCTACCTCTACCTAACTACAATCTCCTCAAGTACATATGCAA ATTCCTTGATGAGGTCCAGTCCCACTGTACTGAGAACAAGATGAGTGTCCAGAACCTCGCCACAGTATTTGGACCAAATATCCTTCGACCCAAGATGGAGGACCCAGTCACTATCATGGAAG GCACCTCTCTGGTCCAGCACCTGATGACAATCCTCATTAGGGAACACAACCGTTTGTACTCAGGGAGTGGCCAGGAGGGACCCATTGTACCCCAAACAGAGCTCCCCGTCCAGGGGCATCAGCTCCAGCATCGCAGCCTGGGAGCCTGGATCTCAGAGGAAGACCTCCAGAGCTGCCCAGTCTCTAACCCCGACCAAGAGCTGCACAGCAGCGCCTCATCTCTGGATGCCAAACTGTGTGCAGCTGTCACTCCCACCCAGACCCCTAACCTGAACCCTGGACAGAAACTGGGGTCTCCATCGGGGAAAGGAGAGATGGTGGTCAGCCCCAGTAAACAAGCCAAGGCCGTTCCTTCCTGGAAATACACTTTCAAAAGCTCCTCGGCGCCTCGTTCCCAGCCGCAAGCCAAGCAAAGCAGCAGCGGCAGCTCCGTGGCGGATATCACTAGTGTATCATCTGGTgggggaggtggtggtggaggtaaCTGGCTCATGAACGGTTTGTCCTCCTTGAGGGGACACCGGCGCACGTCATCAGGTGAGCGGTCTGCCCGTGATCGCGACTCCACCGGCTCCTCACAGAGACTGTCCACCTACGACAACGTCACCTCTTCTTCTAGCATGGGGAGCGTTCCAAGTGTAGTCAGCACACCTTGGTCCACTTCCTCCTGCGAAATCTCCGGCCCTGACTCGGGAAGTGAGCCCTCAGCGAGCCAGAACTGTGGAGTAGGGGGCGAAAGTGGGGAAAAAGGGGAGTGGATGGAGAGCCAAAGGGAGATTGACAGAGGAAGGGACGGAGGGATGACGACAGACCCGAGCTCTGAGCAGGACAGTTGTGAGGCCATGGAGCTGTGCAGTAGCAGCGCAGCCTGCAGCGAGAATGGAAACATGGCCATGGCGGCCGTGGTGCCATCCATTATCATGTCCGAGGATGGAGACGGGACAAATGTAACACTGAGCAGTCTGGTGGAAGGACTGAAGGACGAGTTGAGGAAACAGAAGACTGCATACGAGTCCAGGATCCAAAA ACTGGAGGAGTCCAGTGCTGCTCTGTGTGCGCAGATGGAGCGTTTGGAACAAGAGATGGAGCAGGAAAGGAAGAAGCAACGCATGCTGGAGATCAAACTACGAAACTCCGAGCGGGCACGGGAGGATGCAGAGAACCGCAACCGGCTTCTGGAGAAGGAGATGGAGGATTTCTTTTCCACACTGGGAGATCTGGCCCTGGGTGCAAGGACTAGTGACATTTGA
- the si:dkey-191m6.4 gene encoding rho GTPase-activating protein 22 isoform X3 — protein sequence MGPVCCKPDRLKKQHLQGGTGEKDRAPISHESFLLMANSQTDMDDWVKAIRRVIWAPFGGGIFGQRLEDTVQYEKKFGPRLAPLLVEQCVDFIRERGLDEEGLFRMPGQANLVKELQEAFDCGDKPLFDSNTDIHTVASLLKLYLRELPEPVIPFSKYEDFLTCAQLLAKDEEEGVQELGNQVSTLPLPNYNLLKYICKFLDEVQSHCTENKMSVQNLATVFGPNILRPKMEDPVTIMEGTSLVQHLMTILIREHNRLYSGSGQEGPIVPQTELPVQGHQLQHRSLGAWISEEDLQSCPVSNPDQELHSSASSLDAKLCAAVTPTQTPNLNPGQKLGSPSGKGEMVVSPSKQAKAVPSWKYTFKSSSAPRSQPQAKQSSSGSSVADITSVSSGGGGGGGGNWLMNGLSSLRGHRRTSSGERSARDRDSTGSSQRLSTYDNVTSSSSMGSVPSVVSTPWSTSSCEISGPDSGSEPSASQNCGVGGESGEKGEWMESQREIDRGRDGGMTTDPSSEQDSCEAMELCSSSAACSENGNMAMAAVVPSIIMSEDGDGTNVTLSSLVEGLKDELRKQKTAYESRIQKLEESSAALCAQMERLEQEMEQERKKQRMLEIKLRNSERAREDAENRNRLLEKEMEDFFSTLGDLALGARTSDI from the exons ATGGGGCCGGTCTGCTGCAAGCCGGACAGACTGAAGAAACAACATCTCCAAG GTGGAACAGGAGAGAAGGACCGGGCACCGATCAGCCATGAATCCTTCTTGCTCATGGCAAACTCCCAGACGGACATGGATGACTGGGTCAAGGCCATAAGGCGGGTCATCTGGGCGCCGTTTGGAGGAG GGATATTTGGTCAGCGTTTAGAGGACACAGTGCAGTACGAGAAGAAGTTTGGCCCCCGGCTGGCCCCCCTGCTGGTGGAGCAGTGTGTGGACTTCATCAGGGAGAGGGGTTTGGACGAGGAGGGTCTCTTTCGGATGCCAGGACAGGCCAACCTGGTCAAAGAGCTGCAGGAGGCCTTCGACTGCGGAGACAAGCCTCTGTTTGACAG TAATACAGACATCCACACGGTGGCATCCTTGCTAAAGTTGTACCTGCGAGAGCTGCCTGAACCAGTCATTCCCTTCTCCAAATATGAAGACTTTCTAACCTGTGCACAGCTTTTGGCCAAAGATGAGGAAGAG GGTGTACAGGAGCTTGGAAATCAAGTTAGCACTCTACCTCTACCTAACTACAATCTCCTCAAGTACATATGCAA ATTCCTTGATGAGGTCCAGTCCCACTGTACTGAGAACAAGATGAGTGTCCAGAACCTCGCCACAGTATTTGGACCAAATATCCTTCGACCCAAGATGGAGGACCCAGTCACTATCATGGAAG GCACCTCTCTGGTCCAGCACCTGATGACAATCCTCATTAGGGAACACAACCGTTTGTACTCAGGGAGTGGCCAGGAGGGACCCATTGTACCCCAAACAGAGCTCCCCGTCCAGGGGCATCAGCTCCAGCATCGCAGCCTGGGAGCCTGGATCTCAGAGGAAGACCTCCAGAGCTGCCCAGTCTCTAACCCCGACCAAGAGCTGCACAGCAGCGCCTCATCTCTGGATGCCAAACTGTGTGCAGCTGTCACTCCCACCCAGACCCCTAACCTGAACCCTGGACAGAAACTGGGGTCTCCATCGGGGAAAGGAGAGATGGTGGTCAGCCCCAGTAAACAAGCCAAGGCCGTTCCTTCCTGGAAATACACTTTCAAAAGCTCCTCGGCGCCTCGTTCCCAGCCGCAAGCCAAGCAAAGCAGCAGCGGCAGCTCCGTGGCGGATATCACTAGTGTATCATCTGGTgggggaggtggtggtggaggtaaCTGGCTCATGAACGGTTTGTCCTCCTTGAGGGGACACCGGCGCACGTCATCAGGTGAGCGGTCTGCCCGTGATCGCGACTCCACCGGCTCCTCACAGAGACTGTCCACCTACGACAACGTCACCTCTTCTTCTAGCATGGGGAGCGTTCCAAGTGTAGTCAGCACACCTTGGTCCACTTCCTCCTGCGAAATCTCCGGCCCTGACTCGGGAAGTGAGCCCTCAGCGAGCCAGAACTGTGGAGTAGGGGGCGAAAGTGGGGAAAAAGGGGAGTGGATGGAGAGCCAAAGGGAGATTGACAGAGGAAGGGACGGAGGGATGACGACAGACCCGAGCTCTGAGCAGGACAGTTGTGAGGCCATGGAGCTGTGCAGTAGCAGCGCAGCCTGCAGCGAGAATGGAAACATGGCCATGGCGGCCGTGGTGCCATCCATTATCATGTCCGAGGATGGAGACGGGACAAATGTAACACTGAGCAGTCTGGTGGAAGGACTGAAGGACGAGTTGAGGAAACAGAAGACTGCATACGAGTCCAGGATCCAAAA ACTGGAGGAGTCCAGTGCTGCTCTGTGTGCGCAGATGGAGCGTTTGGAACAAGAGATGGAGCAGGAAAGGAAGAAGCAACGCATGCTGGAGATCAAACTACGAAACTCCGAGCGGGCACGGGAGGATGCAGAGAACCGCAACCGGCTTCTGGAGAAGGAGATGGAGGATTTCTTTTCCACACTGGGAGATCTGGCCCTGGGTGCAAGGACTAGTGACATTTGA
- the si:dkey-191m6.4 gene encoding rho GTPase-activating protein 22 isoform X4, with translation MPEPEWMNLVKCGFGMYEKRSLLCSSCSVNYYDYCELSASCDCCSQSTGIFGQRLEDTVQYEKKFGPRLAPLLVEQCVDFIRERGLDEEGLFRMPGQANLVKELQEAFDCGDKPLFDSNTDIHTVASLLKLYLRELPEPVIPFSKYEDFLTCAQLLAKDEEEGVQELGNQVSTLPLPNYNLLKYICKFLDEVQSHCTENKMSVQNLATVFGPNILRPKMEDPVTIMEGTSLVQHLMTILIREHNRLYSGSGQEGPIVPQTELPVQGHQLQHRSLGAWISEEDLQSCPVSNPDQELHSSASSLDAKLCAAVTPTQTPNLNPGQKLGSPSGKGEMVVSPSKQAKAVPSWKYTFKSSSAPRSQPQAKQSSSGSSVADITSVSSGGGGGGGGNWLMNGLSSLRGHRRTSSGERSARDRDSTGSSQRLSTYDNVTSSSSMGSVPSVVSTPWSTSSCEISGPDSGSEPSASQNCGVGGESGEKGEWMESQREIDRGRDGGMTTDPSSEQDSCEAMELCSSSAACSENGNMAMAAVVPSIIMSEDGDGTNVTLSSLVEGLKDELRKQKTAYESRIQKLEESSAALCAQMERLEQEMEQERKKQRMLEIKLRNSERAREDAENRNRLLEKEMEDFFSTLGDLALGARTSDI, from the exons ATGCCTGAACCGGAATGGATGAACTTGGTGAAATGTGGGTTTGGGATGTACGAGAAACGCTCTCTGCTGTGCAGCTCCTGTTCGGTGAATTACTATGATTACTGCGAGCTGTCGGCCAGCTGCGACTGCTGCAGCCAGTCAACAG GGATATTTGGTCAGCGTTTAGAGGACACAGTGCAGTACGAGAAGAAGTTTGGCCCCCGGCTGGCCCCCCTGCTGGTGGAGCAGTGTGTGGACTTCATCAGGGAGAGGGGTTTGGACGAGGAGGGTCTCTTTCGGATGCCAGGACAGGCCAACCTGGTCAAAGAGCTGCAGGAGGCCTTCGACTGCGGAGACAAGCCTCTGTTTGACAG TAATACAGACATCCACACGGTGGCATCCTTGCTAAAGTTGTACCTGCGAGAGCTGCCTGAACCAGTCATTCCCTTCTCCAAATATGAAGACTTTCTAACCTGTGCACAGCTTTTGGCCAAAGATGAGGAAGAG GGTGTACAGGAGCTTGGAAATCAAGTTAGCACTCTACCTCTACCTAACTACAATCTCCTCAAGTACATATGCAA ATTCCTTGATGAGGTCCAGTCCCACTGTACTGAGAACAAGATGAGTGTCCAGAACCTCGCCACAGTATTTGGACCAAATATCCTTCGACCCAAGATGGAGGACCCAGTCACTATCATGGAAG GCACCTCTCTGGTCCAGCACCTGATGACAATCCTCATTAGGGAACACAACCGTTTGTACTCAGGGAGTGGCCAGGAGGGACCCATTGTACCCCAAACAGAGCTCCCCGTCCAGGGGCATCAGCTCCAGCATCGCAGCCTGGGAGCCTGGATCTCAGAGGAAGACCTCCAGAGCTGCCCAGTCTCTAACCCCGACCAAGAGCTGCACAGCAGCGCCTCATCTCTGGATGCCAAACTGTGTGCAGCTGTCACTCCCACCCAGACCCCTAACCTGAACCCTGGACAGAAACTGGGGTCTCCATCGGGGAAAGGAGAGATGGTGGTCAGCCCCAGTAAACAAGCCAAGGCCGTTCCTTCCTGGAAATACACTTTCAAAAGCTCCTCGGCGCCTCGTTCCCAGCCGCAAGCCAAGCAAAGCAGCAGCGGCAGCTCCGTGGCGGATATCACTAGTGTATCATCTGGTgggggaggtggtggtggaggtaaCTGGCTCATGAACGGTTTGTCCTCCTTGAGGGGACACCGGCGCACGTCATCAGGTGAGCGGTCTGCCCGTGATCGCGACTCCACCGGCTCCTCACAGAGACTGTCCACCTACGACAACGTCACCTCTTCTTCTAGCATGGGGAGCGTTCCAAGTGTAGTCAGCACACCTTGGTCCACTTCCTCCTGCGAAATCTCCGGCCCTGACTCGGGAAGTGAGCCCTCAGCGAGCCAGAACTGTGGAGTAGGGGGCGAAAGTGGGGAAAAAGGGGAGTGGATGGAGAGCCAAAGGGAGATTGACAGAGGAAGGGACGGAGGGATGACGACAGACCCGAGCTCTGAGCAGGACAGTTGTGAGGCCATGGAGCTGTGCAGTAGCAGCGCAGCCTGCAGCGAGAATGGAAACATGGCCATGGCGGCCGTGGTGCCATCCATTATCATGTCCGAGGATGGAGACGGGACAAATGTAACACTGAGCAGTCTGGTGGAAGGACTGAAGGACGAGTTGAGGAAACAGAAGACTGCATACGAGTCCAGGATCCAAAA ACTGGAGGAGTCCAGTGCTGCTCTGTGTGCGCAGATGGAGCGTTTGGAACAAGAGATGGAGCAGGAAAGGAAGAAGCAACGCATGCTGGAGATCAAACTACGAAACTCCGAGCGGGCACGGGAGGATGCAGAGAACCGCAACCGGCTTCTGGAGAAGGAGATGGAGGATTTCTTTTCCACACTGGGAGATCTGGCCCTGGGTGCAAGGACTAGTGACATTTGA
- the si:dkey-191m6.4 gene encoding rho GTPase-activating protein 22 isoform X2, with product MTAMLSPKIRQTRRARSKSMVMGEVSRGSCRPASPSLQEGALKAGWLKKQRSIMKNWQLRWFVLRSDQLFFYKDEEETKPQGCIPLQGCQVNELTANPDEPGRHLFEIVPGGTGEKDRAPISHESFLLMANSQTDMDDWVKAIRRVIWAPFGGGIFGQRLEDTVQYEKKFGPRLAPLLVEQCVDFIRERGLDEEGLFRMPGQANLVKELQEAFDCGDKPLFDSNTDIHTVASLLKLYLRELPEPVIPFSKYEDFLTCAQLLAKDEEEGVQELGNQVSTLPLPNYNLLKYICKFLDEVQSHCTENKMSVQNLATVFGPNILRPKMEDPVTIMEGTSLVQHLMTILIREHNRLYSGSGQEGPIVPQTELPVQGHQLQHRSLGAWISEEDLQSCPVSNPDQELHSSASSLDAKLCAAVTPTQTPNLNPGQKLGSPSGKGEMVVSPSKQAKAVPSWKYTFKSSSAPRSQPQAKQSSSGSSVADITSVSSGGGGGGGGNWLMNGLSSLRGHRRTSSGERSARDRDSTGSSQRLSTYDNVTSSSSMGSVPSVVSTPWSTSSCEISGPDSGSEPSASQNCGVGGESGEKGEWMESQREIDRGRDGGMTTDPSSEQDSCEAMELCSSSAACSENGNMAMAAVVPSIIMSEDGDGTNVTLSSLVEGLKDELRKQKTAYESRIQKLEESSAALCAQMERLEQEMEQERKKQRMLEIKLRNSERAREDAENRNRLLEKEMEDFFSTLGDLALGARTSDI from the exons ATGACAGCCATGCTGAGCCCAAAGATCAGACAGACCAGGAGAG ccaGGTCCAAGAGTATGGTAATGGGCGAGGTGTCGCGGGGCTCGTGCCGGCCAGCCTCCCCCAGCCTCCAGGAGGGGGCGCTGAAGGCTGGCTGGCTGAAGAAGCAGCGCAGCATCATGAAGAACTGGCAGCTCCGCTGGTTTGTGCTGCGCTCAGACCAGCTCTTCTTCTACAAAGACGAGGAAGAAACCAAACCACAG ggCTGCATACCTCTGCAGGGATGCCAGGTCAACGAGCTCACAGCTAATCCGGACGAACCAGGAAGACACCTTTTTGAGATTGTACCAG GTGGAACAGGAGAGAAGGACCGGGCACCGATCAGCCATGAATCCTTCTTGCTCATGGCAAACTCCCAGACGGACATGGATGACTGGGTCAAGGCCATAAGGCGGGTCATCTGGGCGCCGTTTGGAGGAG GGATATTTGGTCAGCGTTTAGAGGACACAGTGCAGTACGAGAAGAAGTTTGGCCCCCGGCTGGCCCCCCTGCTGGTGGAGCAGTGTGTGGACTTCATCAGGGAGAGGGGTTTGGACGAGGAGGGTCTCTTTCGGATGCCAGGACAGGCCAACCTGGTCAAAGAGCTGCAGGAGGCCTTCGACTGCGGAGACAAGCCTCTGTTTGACAG TAATACAGACATCCACACGGTGGCATCCTTGCTAAAGTTGTACCTGCGAGAGCTGCCTGAACCAGTCATTCCCTTCTCCAAATATGAAGACTTTCTAACCTGTGCACAGCTTTTGGCCAAAGATGAGGAAGAG GGTGTACAGGAGCTTGGAAATCAAGTTAGCACTCTACCTCTACCTAACTACAATCTCCTCAAGTACATATGCAA ATTCCTTGATGAGGTCCAGTCCCACTGTACTGAGAACAAGATGAGTGTCCAGAACCTCGCCACAGTATTTGGACCAAATATCCTTCGACCCAAGATGGAGGACCCAGTCACTATCATGGAAG GCACCTCTCTGGTCCAGCACCTGATGACAATCCTCATTAGGGAACACAACCGTTTGTACTCAGGGAGTGGCCAGGAGGGACCCATTGTACCCCAAACAGAGCTCCCCGTCCAGGGGCATCAGCTCCAGCATCGCAGCCTGGGAGCCTGGATCTCAGAGGAAGACCTCCAGAGCTGCCCAGTCTCTAACCCCGACCAAGAGCTGCACAGCAGCGCCTCATCTCTGGATGCCAAACTGTGTGCAGCTGTCACTCCCACCCAGACCCCTAACCTGAACCCTGGACAGAAACTGGGGTCTCCATCGGGGAAAGGAGAGATGGTGGTCAGCCCCAGTAAACAAGCCAAGGCCGTTCCTTCCTGGAAATACACTTTCAAAAGCTCCTCGGCGCCTCGTTCCCAGCCGCAAGCCAAGCAAAGCAGCAGCGGCAGCTCCGTGGCGGATATCACTAGTGTATCATCTGGTgggggaggtggtggtggaggtaaCTGGCTCATGAACGGTTTGTCCTCCTTGAGGGGACACCGGCGCACGTCATCAGGTGAGCGGTCTGCCCGTGATCGCGACTCCACCGGCTCCTCACAGAGACTGTCCACCTACGACAACGTCACCTCTTCTTCTAGCATGGGGAGCGTTCCAAGTGTAGTCAGCACACCTTGGTCCACTTCCTCCTGCGAAATCTCCGGCCCTGACTCGGGAAGTGAGCCCTCAGCGAGCCAGAACTGTGGAGTAGGGGGCGAAAGTGGGGAAAAAGGGGAGTGGATGGAGAGCCAAAGGGAGATTGACAGAGGAAGGGACGGAGGGATGACGACAGACCCGAGCTCTGAGCAGGACAGTTGTGAGGCCATGGAGCTGTGCAGTAGCAGCGCAGCCTGCAGCGAGAATGGAAACATGGCCATGGCGGCCGTGGTGCCATCCATTATCATGTCCGAGGATGGAGACGGGACAAATGTAACACTGAGCAGTCTGGTGGAAGGACTGAAGGACGAGTTGAGGAAACAGAAGACTGCATACGAGTCCAGGATCCAAAA ACTGGAGGAGTCCAGTGCTGCTCTGTGTGCGCAGATGGAGCGTTTGGAACAAGAGATGGAGCAGGAAAGGAAGAAGCAACGCATGCTGGAGATCAAACTACGAAACTCCGAGCGGGCACGGGAGGATGCAGAGAACCGCAACCGGCTTCTGGAGAAGGAGATGGAGGATTTCTTTTCCACACTGGGAGATCTGGCCCTGGGTGCAAGGACTAGTGACATTTGA